The window CTTGATGGCTGCTTTTTTAATAGGCATATTCTTTTTAGTAAAATTAAAAATGAAAAATGAAAAATGAAAAATGAAAAATAGAAACAAGATATCTCCTTATAATTTCTTGTGATTGATACAATATCATATCTTGATTTTTGTTTCAAGTCCAAATGATTGAAAAGAGACGAGGAATGGGGTAATATTAAAGCAGATATGGAAAAAATACCCCAATTTTTGCAGAAATATTTTTGGGATGTGGAATTTTTAACCCTGGACATAAAAAAGCACTCACAATTTGTTATTGAGAGGATTTTAGAATATGGAGACAAAAAATCAATAAAATGGATGGAAGATAATTTTCCTTCAGAAGAAATTAAAAATACCCTTTCTATTTCCAAAAACCTTTCGCAAAAATCAGCCAATTTTTGGCAGCTTATTTTTGATTTAGATAAGAATAAAATTTTATGCTTGAACAAATCATTTCAAAAAAAACACAAAGCAATCTGGAGATATTAAAAAAATCAGGCCTGATTGCAAATTTTTATCTTGTTGGCGGCACAGGGTTGGCTTTATATTTAAAGCATCGCATTTCTGTTGATTTGGATTTTTTCAGCAAAAAAGAGTTCAACAGCCAATCAATGATTCAGAAGATTAAAAAGTTAGGTAAATTTTCAATCGCAAAAGAATCAGAAAATACTTTGACAGGAGTTTTTAATGACACAAAAATCGCTTTTTTGACATACGATTATCCGCTTCTTTTTCCGTTGAAAAAAATTGGCAATATTAATGTTGCTGACATAAAAGATATCGCTTGTATGAAAATTTCTGCGATTTCTTCCCGTGGAAGCAAGAAGGACTTTATTGATTTATACTTTATTTGCCAGCAGGGCATTTCATTAAAACAGGCATTAGTATTGTTTGAAAAGAAATATAAGAGCATTGATTATAATATGGTGCATATTTTGAAAAGTTTGGTCTTTTTTGATGATGCTCACAATGACCCTATGCCAAAAATGTTAGTTCCCGTTATGTGGGAACAGGTTAAGAGATTTTTTCAAGAAAAAGTAAAAACGAGTCAATGATTTCTTTTATCAGGGGTAAAATAAAAGCAAAAGATGAAGAATTTGTTATTGTTGAAAACAATGATATTGGTTTTAAGGTTTTTGTTTCCCCAAAGACCTTGGAAAAATTAAATATAGGAGAGGTCGGGTTCGACGCGTACAGGGTCGGCTATGCCTATCAGCACTGTGGGTCGGCGTCCGGCTTTCTCCCGCAGTAGCGCTT is drawn from Patescibacteria group bacterium and contains these coding sequences:
- a CDS encoding nucleotidyl transferase AbiEii/AbiGii toxin family protein; translated protein: MLEQIISKKTQSNLEILKKSGLIANFYLVGGTGLALYLKHRISVDLDFFSKKEFNSQSMIQKIKKLGKFSIAKESENTLTGVFNDTKIAFLTYDYPLLFPLKKIGNINVADIKDIACMKISAISSRGSKKDFIDLYFICQQGISLKQALVLFEKKYKSIDYNMVHILKSLVFFDDAHNDPMPKMLVPVMWEQVKRFFQEKVKTSQ